A single genomic interval of Daucus carota subsp. sativus chromosome 1, DH1 v3.0, whole genome shotgun sequence harbors:
- the LOC108192436 gene encoding peroxisomal adenine nucleotide carrier 1, with amino-acid sequence MGFDMESVAEATSGAIGALVSTTILYPLDTCKTKYQAEVTGPNPKYRNLSDVLWEAISKGQVLSLYQGLGTKNLQSFISQFVYFYGYSFFKRLYLEKTGFKSVGTRANLIVAAAAGACTVVITQPLDTASSRMQTCAFGKSKGLWKTLAEGSWKEAFDGLGISLLLTANPSIQYTVFDQLKLRALKGQQTRTQGIESSQQALSAFSAFVLGAVSKCVATCLTYPAIRCKVMVQSAESDDEETDEGKKKPKKTFFGALNTIWKTEGLLGFFKGLDAQILKTVLSSALLLMIKEKITKTTWVLLLAVRRTLFLTRTKLKSS; translated from the exons ATGGGTTTTGACATGGAATCAGTGGCAGAAGCAACATCAGGGGCAATAGGAGCTTTGGTTAGCACCACCATTTTATACCCATTAGACACTTGCAAAACCAAGTATCAAGCTGAAGTCACTGGCCCAAATCCTAAATACAG GAATCTTTCTGATGTTCTCTGGGAGGCAATCTCTAAAGGTCAGGTTCTGTCTTTGTACCAAGGGCTTGGGACAAAGAACCTGCAGTCTTTTATCTCACAGTTTGTATACTTCTATGGATACAGCTTCTTTAAGAGGCTGTACCTGGAGAAAACTGGATTTAAATCTGTTGGAACGAGAGCTAATTTgattgttgctgctgctgctggagCTTGTACTGTCGTTATAACCCag CCCCTCGATACAGCTTCGTCCAGGATGCAAACATGTGCGTTTGGAAAGTCAAAAGGCCTCTGGAAGACTCTTGCAGAGGGAAGTTGGAAAGAGGCATTTGATGGTTTAGGCATCTCTCTTCTTCTAACTGCAAATCCTTCAATTCAG TACACTGTGTTTGATCAACTGAAACTGAGAGCCCTTAAAGGACAGCAGACCCGCACCCAAGGTATAgaatcatctcagcaagctctTTCTGCGTTTTCTGCTTTTGTGTTGGGTGCTGTCTCGAAATGTGTTGCGACTTGCTTAACATACCCGGCAATCAG ATGCAAGGTTATGGTGCAATCTGCTGAATCTGATGACGAAGAAACAGATGAGGGTAAAAAGAAACCCAAGAAAACATTTTTTGGTGCACTTAATACCATATGGAAAACAGAAGGCCTACTAGGATTTTTTAAAGGTCTGGATGCCCAGATCCTGAAGACAGTGCTGAGCTCTGCATTGCTCCTAATGATCAAGGAGAAGATAACGAAAACCACATGGGTCTTGCTACTAGCAGTCCGGAGGACTTTGTTCTTAACCCGGACCAAGTTGAAGAGCTCGTAA
- the LOC108226249 gene encoding protein FANTASTIC FOUR 3: MSTIVYQGFFEPQPAETTTLRLKLAAPKPIDFENNSDRENRVTEKSNSGGWNFLQSLSNSSVNKSLDSESFYPALRLSQKSLELCTENLGSETGSDDAGDIDILSFNSTEARCAKLTTTTTTTTTRKVQGHVKRSFPPPLTTIRGSNSIQVRPHREDGRLIIEAVEAPCNRTCFEAERSNGRLQLKFLKNCEFFYDQKMSSGEEEYNNIGDDTNDTENFLEDDEFEKNDADDMDDEVKFGGYVKKDMDGNRKDAEVEMGKEKYLRHNRRCNESGHGNNNKGLCYREAFWVAT, from the coding sequence ATGTCGACTATAGTGTATCAAGGCTTCTTCGAGCCTCAGCCCGCTGAGACCACAACTCTGAGGCTCAAGCTGGCCGCACCGAAACCTATCGATTTCGAAAATAATAGTGACAGAGAAAACCGAGTGACGGAAAAATCGAATTCGGGTGGTTGGAATTTTCTTCAATCTCTCTCGAATTCTAGTGTAAACAAGTCATTGGATAGTGAAAGCTTCTATCCAGCTCTCAGGCTTAGCCAAAAGAGCTTAGAATTATGTACCGaaaatctgggaagtgagaCGGGGAGTGATGACGCGGGTGATATCGACATTCTGTCGTTCAATTCAACCGAGGCGAGGTGCGCGAAATTAACGACAACGACGACGACAACGACAACGAGGAAAGTGCAAGGACACGTTAAGAGGAGTTTTCCGCCTCCGTTAACAACTATAAGAGGCTCGAATTCTATTCAAGTGAGGCCTCATCGAGAAGACGGGAGGCTAATCATTGAAGCAGTGGAGGCGCCGTGTAATCGTACTTGTTTCGAAGCTGAACGAAGCAATGGTAGGTTACAgctcaagtttctaaagaattgcgAGTTCTTCTATGACCAAAAAATGAGCTCAGGCGAAGAGGAATATAACAACATTGGTGATGACACGAACGATACAGAGAATTTTCTCGAAGATGATGAATTCGAGAAAAATGATGCGGACGACATGGATGATGAAGTGAAATTCGGTGGGTACGTGAAAAAGGACATGGATGGAAATAGAAAAGATGCGGAGGTTGAAATGGGAAAAGAGAAATATCTGAGGCATAATAGAAGATGCAACGAAAGTGGACATGGAAATAATAATAAAGGATTGTGTTATAGGGAGGCTTTCTGGGTGGCTACTTAA
- the LOC108221536 gene encoding uncharacterized protein LOC108221536 yields the protein MNPGVKIEIHHGGEFTEKSGTKHYEGGKIEYINNQCLETISNSMFEDYVKHDLGYKNFKLYWYKGSFDERGCKLLWNDEIFDQMFFHAFAIGEIKIIVDHAHETGEAEKNCFDNDGDKESGKEGDRDHESSEREEGDVGGESDIGEDSDSGEDSDYHESDIGNDSDIDEEFEEIKLKKKEVYESKMNPAKDDELDIPLKDLVSKENKKKKRRRKQNVEVVDAENKNEESTQNADWESEYESDSLKLLDSDSTDSSENDEVGSVKKKRHKMKEISNTFNPNTPMKYINFELNKRGVLYWPHTGLPDIIPPKARRMPGRPKKARRREQGEEGARGKIGKKGIEMRCSLCLTPGHNKSTCKATAEEIAEKQSAAAERRKAHSEALKAEAARNRKKKATSQKKKNAPSGPSGQSAPDGQNAPDGQAKRKRGRPPKIDNTKVLPPPPPLPPPGSGVFISSQDGQLYMSTPNGVVRVSDM from the exons ATGAATCCTGGGGTGAAGATTGAGATTCATCATGGGGGTGAATTCACAGAAAAGAGCGGAACAAAGCACTACGAAGGAGGTAAAATTGAGTACATTAATAATCAATGTCTGGAAACTATCTCTAATTCCATGTTTGAAGATTATGTAAAGCATGATTTaggatataaaaattttaaattatattggtACAAAGGGTCTTTTGATGAAAGGGGTTGTAAGCTACTCTGGAATGATGAGATTTTTGATCAAATGTTTTTCCATGCTTTTGCCATTggagaaattaaaattatagttgatCATGCACATGAAACTGGTGAGGCTGAAAAAAATTGTTTCGATAATGATGGAGATAAGGAGAGTGGTAAAGAAGGTGATAGAGACCATGAGAGTTCTGAGAGGGAAGAGGGAGATGTGGGTGGTGAGAGTGACATTGGTGAGGATAGTGACAGTGGTGAGGATAGTGATTATCATGAGAGTGATATTGGTAATGACAGTGATATTGATGAGGAATTTGAAGAGATAAAACTGAAGAAAAAAGAGGTATATGAGTCAAAGATGAACCCTGCAAAAGATGATGAATTGGACAtccctttgaaggatctggtaAGCAAAgagaataagaaaaagaaaagaagaagaaagcagAATGTGGAGGTGGTTGATGCTGAAAATAAGAACGAAGAAAGCACTCAAAATGCAGATTGGGAGAGTGAGTATGAGAGTGATTCACTGAAATTGCTGGATAGTGATTCTACTGATTCTAGTGAAAATGATGAGGTTGGCTCTGTTAAAAAGAAGAGGCATAAGATGAAGGAGATTTCTAATACCTTTAATCCTAATACTCCTATgaaatacataaactttgag TTGAACAAAAGAGGGGTATTATATTGGCCACACACTGGACTACCAGATATTATCCCTCCAAAAGCAAGGCGAATGCCTGGTAGGCCAAAGAAAGCAAGAAGAAGGGAGCAAGGTGAAGAGGGTGCTAGAGGAAAGATAGGTAAAAAAGGTATTGAGATGAGATGTAGTCTGTGCTTGACACCAGGACATAACAAATCCACTTGTAAAGCAACTGCAGAAGAAATTGCAGAGAAGCAATCTGCAGCAGCTGAAAGGAGGAAGGCTCATAGTGAAGCACTAAAGGCAGAAGCTGCTAGAAAT AGAAAGAAGAAGGCAACAagtcaaaaaaagaagaatgcACCAAGTGGACCAAGTGGCCAGAGTGCACCAGATGGACAGAATGCACCAGATGGACAAGCAAAGAGAAAGAGGGGGAGACCACCAAAGATTGACAACACTAAAGTTCTACCACCTCCACCTCCTTTGCCTCCACCTGGTTCAGGAGTGTTTATCAGTTCACAGGATGGACAACTTTATATGTCCACCCCGAATGGTGTTGTTAGGGTGTCTGACATGTAA
- the LOC108192555 gene encoding uncharacterized GPI-anchored protein At5g19250, which yields MVWFQHYLLLSLVIFSYLSIHHTAKCDDEEESLLLGINSYRATLKLPTLTDNDKAECLAEEIAEQFKNTPCSNTTGANTVPGTEPQFSDFPALLNKCKLNVTTTRDGTIMPACVPNLVQDVVLSNYTQSQYAAFLNDTKYTGIGIGSDEDWIVVILTTGTPTGNFATGSSVPDNFAAKLSPIQPMLCIVIGIFYLIGAY from the exons ATGGTGTGGTTTCAGCATTATCTATTGCTCTCTCTTGTTATTTTCTCATATCTCTCCATTCATCACACTGCCAAATGTGATG ATGAGGAAGAGAGTCTTCTTCTAGGTATCAACAGCTATAGGGCTACGTTAAAGTTGCCAACACTAACTGACAATGACAAGGCCGAGTGCCTTGCAGAGGAAATTGCAGAGCAGTTTAAGAATACGCCATGTTCAAACACCACTGGAGCCAACACAGTACCTGGAACTGAGCCTCAATTTTCAGACTTCCCAGCCCTTCTAAACAAATGCAAGTTGAATGTCACCACTACAAGGGATGGCACCATCATGCCTGCTTGTGTTCCTAACCTTGTTCAGGATGTCGTGCTCTCCAACTATACACAGTCTCAGTATGCTGCCTTTCTAAATGATACTAAATACACTGGAATTGGGATTGGCTCCGATGAGGACTGGATCGTTGTCATCTTGACCACAGGAACACCAACTGGGAATTTTGCTACTGGTTCCTCGGTTCCTGATAACTTTGCAGCCAAGCTGAGTCCAATTCAACCAATGCTATGCATAGTAATAGGAATCTTCTACCTTATTGGTGCATACTAA